From a single Calothrix sp. NIES-2098 genomic region:
- a CDS encoding metal dependent phosphohydrolase, which produces MKHQRFLQSLNQQLTHWRRHYKVLRRKGKLLRVVNDRSDRSHLGKFPRTAIENILMYVSNNHESSHQPGIVLRSIAKAVNHEQLMDTTGLSWVHKNRSSAILAIAVVSLTGVIGYKFYNQPQLRVGTVAPQTIKAPRTSQIEDTKKTAARRQVASNNSLPILMIDEKINQQIERNLQQLLDESDRLRAIAGSFPFFDTLDLPVASQLYLRTCTAEEWKNILLALEKSRQKPVGLLLPNQKSNSTTGQEASKKLSSSLQSSPKSGSLNTPKVSIKLLLENKKSVNDSQKPEFIQVVAELETYRMRNSEQQFALLIAQILQARQKYELAQKQLLQLETNKSAAIKQEDILLDLSDADWATTQTLIRDIAQRIVTQGIPYGLPANALKDTVGLQVQTLEPQEAQPLATKVLLAVLQPNLKKDEAKTQEQAKKAVQKVSPILVEVKQNQVIVTKGQKITEWNLQVLEHYQLNYRATNWPELIKVTGIVTTAIGIFVITERRLKTQLRQRDRLLILLLTLSTPGMVTMGVIHTTWSAIGLLLGSFYGPALGATVVGLMLLVLPVSMEISKIALIAGAAGGIVGCCMAKRLRSREELALLGLAIASTQGGIYLILSLLWSSASWYILLQEAALFALSGLAWSIVALGLSPYLEKLFDLVTPIRLAELANPNRPLLKRLATEAPGTFQHTLFVATLAEAAAKQLGCDVELVRAGTLYHDIGKMHDPLGFIENQMGGPNKHDTEIKDPWKSAEIIKKHVNEGLVMAREHLLPTAIQAFIPEHQGTMLIAYFHHQAQQMAKEDPSLIVDDADFRYDGPIPQSRETAIVMLADSCEAALRTLQASTKSSQKDASTEQALTMVNNILRARWQDNQLVDSGLTREEVTKIAHIFVEVWQQFHHKRIAYPKLKTSNEKISQG; this is translated from the coding sequence ATGAAACATCAGCGATTTTTACAGTCTTTGAACCAGCAACTAACTCACTGGCGACGACATTACAAAGTACTGCGTCGTAAAGGAAAATTATTGAGGGTGGTTAACGATCGAAGCGATCGCAGCCATCTGGGAAAATTCCCTAGAACTGCGATCGAGAACATACTCATGTATGTATCGAATAATCATGAAAGCAGCCACCAGCCAGGAATAGTACTCAGATCGATCGCCAAAGCGGTTAACCACGAGCAGCTGATGGATACAACTGGTTTAAGCTGGGTGCATAAAAATCGTTCCTCTGCGATCTTGGCGATCGCGGTTGTATCCCTAACAGGAGTAATCGGGTATAAGTTTTACAATCAGCCCCAGCTAAGAGTGGGAACTGTTGCACCCCAAACAATTAAAGCCCCACGTACATCTCAGATTGAAGATACCAAAAAAACCGCAGCCCGACGCCAAGTCGCCAGTAACAATTCCTTGCCAATATTAATGATTGATGAAAAAATCAATCAACAAATTGAACGTAATTTGCAACAACTTTTAGATGAGAGCGATCGGCTTCGTGCCATAGCTGGGTCTTTTCCCTTTTTTGATACTTTAGACTTACCTGTAGCTAGCCAGCTTTATCTCCGCACTTGCACGGCTGAAGAATGGAAAAATATATTACTAGCTTTAGAAAAAAGTAGACAAAAACCAGTAGGATTATTGCTGCCAAATCAGAAAAGCAATTCCACAACCGGACAGGAAGCCAGTAAAAAGTTATCCTCGTCCTTGCAATCATCCCCTAAGTCTGGTTCCTTAAATACACCCAAAGTATCTATCAAGCTGCTGCTTGAGAATAAAAAATCAGTTAATGATTCTCAAAAACCTGAATTTATTCAAGTAGTAGCAGAATTAGAAACTTACCGCATGAGAAATTCTGAACAACAATTTGCTTTACTGATTGCTCAAATCTTGCAAGCAAGGCAAAAATACGAGCTAGCTCAGAAACAATTATTACAGTTAGAAACAAACAAATCGGCAGCAATCAAGCAAGAAGATATTCTTTTAGATCTTTCAGATGCAGACTGGGCAACAACACAAACGTTAATTCGTGATATTGCACAACGAATTGTCACTCAAGGGATTCCATACGGGCTACCAGCAAATGCTTTAAAGGATACAGTAGGCTTACAAGTGCAAACATTAGAACCGCAAGAAGCTCAACCTTTAGCAACCAAAGTCTTGTTAGCTGTGCTGCAACCAAATCTGAAGAAAGATGAAGCAAAAACCCAAGAACAGGCAAAAAAGGCAGTTCAAAAAGTTTCACCAATCTTGGTTGAGGTAAAGCAGAATCAGGTAATTGTCACTAAAGGACAAAAAATTACTGAGTGGAATTTGCAGGTACTGGAGCATTATCAATTAAATTATCGCGCAACTAACTGGCCGGAGTTGATTAAGGTGACAGGTATTGTCACTACAGCAATTGGTATTTTTGTGATTACCGAACGCCGTCTGAAAACCCAATTACGACAGCGCGATCGCTTGTTAATCTTACTCTTAACCTTGAGTACTCCGGGAATGGTGACGATGGGTGTGATACATACTACCTGGAGTGCGATCGGTTTATTGTTAGGTAGTTTTTATGGCCCTGCTTTAGGTGCAACAGTTGTCGGACTAATGTTATTAGTGCTACCAGTTAGCATGGAAATTAGTAAAATTGCCTTGATAGCTGGTGCAGCAGGCGGAATCGTAGGCTGTTGTATGGCTAAACGACTGCGATCGCGTGAAGAATTAGCATTATTAGGATTGGCGATCGCCTCAACTCAAGGAGGAATTTACTTAATACTCTCACTGCTCTGGAGTTCAGCTTCTTGGTATATTCTTCTGCAAGAAGCAGCGTTATTTGCTTTATCCGGTTTAGCGTGGAGTATTGTTGCTTTAGGCTTGAGTCCTTATTTAGAAAAACTTTTTGATTTAGTTACTCCCATTCGGTTAGCAGAACTAGCCAATCCTAACCGTCCTTTGTTAAAGCGACTAGCTACAGAAGCACCGGGAACTTTTCAGCATACCTTGTTTGTCGCCACCTTAGCAGAAGCAGCTGCCAAACAACTAGGATGCGATGTCGAACTAGTCAGAGCAGGCACACTTTACCACGACATTGGCAAAATGCACGATCCTCTTGGGTTTATTGAAAATCAAATGGGAGGGCCGAATAAGCATGACACAGAGATTAAAGATCCGTGGAAAAGTGCAGAGATTATTAAAAAGCACGTTAATGAAGGCTTGGTGATGGCAAGGGAACATCTCTTACCAACAGCGATTCAAGCTTTTATCCCAGAACATCAGGGAACGATGTTGATTGCTTATTTCCATCACCAAGCGCAGCAAATGGCTAAAGAAGATCCAAGTTTAATAGTAGACGACGCGGATTTTCGCTACGACGGCCCAATTCCCCAATCGCGAGAAACAGCAATTGTCATGTTGGCAGATTCCTGCGAGGCGGCGTTGCGTACCCTACAAGCATCAACAAAGTCATCACAAAAAGATGCTTCAACCGAACAAGCTTTGACAATGGTTAATAATATTCTCCGTGCCCGCTGGCAAGACAACCAACTCGTAGATTCAGGACTCACACGGGAAGAAGTTACAAAAATTGCCCACATATTTGTGGAAGTGTGGCAGCAATTCCATCACAAACGGATTGCCTATCCTAAGTTAAAGACTAGCAACGAAAAAATATCTCAAGGGTGA